Proteins from a genomic interval of Vreelandella profundi:
- the lpxC gene encoding UDP-3-O-acyl-N-acetylglucosamine deacetylase, which yields MIRQRTLQNVIRATGVGLHSGKKVHLALRPAPANTGIVFVRTDLEPAVDVPAKAELVEDTRLCTALSYNGVKVATVEHLMSAFAGLGIDNAYVDVSEPEVPIMDGSASPFVFLIQSAGILEQDAPKKFIRIKRRVAVTDGDKEAVFLPHQGFKVSFAIDFDHPVFEQQKQTALIDFSTTSFVKEVSRARTFGFMRDLEFLRSNNLALGGSLDNAIVVDDYRIVNEGGLRYEDEFVKHKVLDAIGDLYQLGYSLIGEFRGVKSGHALNNQLCRELMAQPDAYEIITFEEEKAIAPISYAAPAMA from the coding sequence ATGATCAGACAACGCACCCTTCAAAACGTCATTCGCGCTACCGGAGTGGGCCTGCATTCTGGCAAGAAAGTCCATCTGGCTTTGCGTCCGGCGCCAGCCAATACAGGGATTGTGTTTGTTAGAACCGATCTGGAACCCGCTGTGGACGTGCCCGCAAAAGCTGAGTTGGTAGAAGATACTCGGCTATGCACGGCGCTTTCGTATAACGGGGTTAAAGTAGCCACGGTTGAGCATCTAATGTCTGCCTTTGCAGGGCTCGGTATTGATAATGCTTACGTTGATGTTAGCGAGCCTGAAGTGCCTATTATGGATGGCAGCGCTAGCCCGTTCGTATTTTTGATTCAGTCAGCGGGTATTTTAGAGCAGGACGCCCCTAAGAAATTTATCCGTATCAAGCGTCGCGTTGCCGTCACCGATGGCGACAAAGAAGCCGTTTTTCTGCCCCATCAAGGGTTTAAGGTGTCGTTTGCGATTGACTTTGATCACCCCGTCTTTGAGCAGCAAAAGCAGACGGCGCTGATTGATTTTTCAACCACTTCTTTCGTTAAAGAAGTATCGCGTGCACGTACCTTTGGTTTTATGCGCGATTTAGAGTTTTTGCGCTCTAATAACCTTGCGCTAGGCGGCAGCCTAGATAATGCGATCGTGGTAGACGATTATCGCATTGTTAATGAAGGTGGCCTGCGTTACGAAGACGAGTTTGTTAAGCATAAGGTTTTAGACGCAATCGGTGATTTATATCAGCTGGGCTATAGCCTGATTGGTGAGTTCCGAGGCGTAAAATCAGGTCACGCGCTTAATAACCAGCTGTGTCGTGAGCTAATGGCGCAGCCAGATGCCTACGAAATTATTACCTTTGAAGAAGAGAAGGCGATTGCCCCGATCTCTTATGCAGCCCCTGCTATGGCGTAA
- the ftsZ gene encoding cell division protein FtsZ, translated as MFELVDNAPSSSAVIKVVGVGGGGGNAVNHMVESNIEGVEFICANTDAQALKRVSAKTVLQLGSEITKGLGAGANPEVGRQAAMEDRERIAELLVGADMVFITAGMGGGTGTGGAPVVAQVAKELGILTVAVVTRPFPFEGPKRMRAAEEGMKELSQHVDSLITIPNEKLLSVLGKNATLLTAFSAANDVLLGAVQGIAELITSPGIINVDFADVRTVMSEMGMAMMGTGGATGENRAREAAEKAIRSPLLEDIDLHGARGILVNITAGPDLSIGEFNDVGATVQEFASPDATIVVGTSIDMEMSDELRVTVVAAGLDGNHKAKTAAREPARRSAAESSSDYRKLQQPTVMRQQATARSEAPEANAKPRSEKRRSTEADDYLDIPAFLRRQAD; from the coding sequence ATGTTCGAATTGGTAGATAACGCACCCTCGAGCAGTGCGGTCATCAAAGTGGTGGGTGTTGGCGGCGGTGGCGGCAATGCTGTTAACCACATGGTCGAAAGCAATATTGAAGGCGTAGAATTTATTTGCGCCAATACTGACGCGCAGGCATTAAAGCGCGTGTCGGCTAAAACGGTATTGCAGCTAGGCAGTGAGATCACTAAAGGATTGGGTGCAGGTGCCAATCCTGAAGTGGGCCGGCAGGCGGCCATGGAAGACCGTGAGCGCATTGCTGAATTGCTAGTAGGCGCTGACATGGTGTTTATCACCGCCGGTATGGGCGGTGGTACCGGCACTGGCGGTGCGCCGGTAGTTGCACAGGTCGCCAAAGAGCTGGGAATACTCACCGTTGCGGTAGTAACGCGCCCCTTCCCCTTTGAAGGGCCGAAGCGTATGCGTGCAGCTGAAGAGGGTATGAAAGAACTCTCACAGCACGTTGACTCGTTGATTACGATCCCTAACGAAAAGCTGCTTTCAGTGCTGGGTAAAAATGCCACGCTGTTGACAGCGTTTAGCGCTGCTAACGATGTGCTGCTGGGAGCGGTTCAGGGCATTGCCGAGCTGATCACTAGCCCAGGTATTATCAACGTCGACTTTGCAGATGTGCGTACGGTTATGTCCGAAATGGGCATGGCGATGATGGGTACCGGCGGCGCGACGGGTGAAAACCGTGCTCGTGAAGCGGCTGAAAAAGCTATCCGTAGCCCGCTATTGGAAGATATCGATCTTCATGGCGCGCGCGGCATTCTGGTTAACATCACTGCGGGTCCTGATCTGTCGATTGGTGAGTTCAATGATGTGGGCGCGACGGTGCAAGAATTTGCTTCTCCAGACGCTACCATTGTTGTGGGCACCTCTATTGATATGGAAATGTCCGATGAACTGCGTGTCACCGTTGTGGCTGCAGGCTTAGATGGCAATCACAAAGCTAAAACGGCTGCGCGTGAACCGGCACGTCGTTCGGCTGCAGAATCTTCATCTGACTATCGTAAGCTGCAACAGCCAACAGTGATGCGTCAGCAGGCGACGGCACGCTCTGAAGCGCCGGAGGCCAACGCTAAACCCCGTTCTGAAAAGCGTCGGTCAACTGAAGCCGATGACTATCTGGACATCCCTGCGTTTCTACGCCGCCAGGCGGATTGA